The Populus alba chromosome 13, ASM523922v2, whole genome shotgun sequence genome contains the following window.
TTCTTGCAGGCATCATCAGGTGCCCATTATCCGGAAAAGCtcgtgatttttattttcaggtgagtttggttaaaattaattGGTCCCTTGAGCCTCACCTGGCTAGCTATCAATGCTTCAAACAATTTCCCATAtgattacaaattaaaaagaatatctCAAGAATTTAATTCTAATATgattaattacattttttttaccagtccctatattttcctttttcccaTTAGGGTGAATAACAATCAAGCTGTCTCCCTTTCTTCTTTCTGAACAAAAATAACCAAGCTGTGTCTACTGCCTAGCTACATCCACAAATTTTTAATCTTCTATTTATGATcgaaatgaaaaaaacagaagTTATGATCTTGTAACCTGCTGATCCAATGGAACCATCAGGCATATGATTAGGGTTTACTAGTCAGCACAGTACAGTGAAGGACTGTACTAGGGGTCCCTTTTATGCTCCCTCCGTCCGGCGCACGTTAGCCAGTCtgaaaattctttttctttgctgcttaacatttttgtcttgttttccATGAGTCTCGGTAACTTGCGCCACCAGTGCTAAGCGGTTTAACCGGAACTATGTCCATGTACTCTAAATTCCATGTCCCATCTATCAATGTCTTCTCGTGAGCTCCTCTGCTCGTCCTCTTGTGGTGTTCATTTTGCGCACGTTAGCACACGTAAGGATCATTCACCAAGTGGCGAATTGAGTTAACCTCACCTAAGTCCTTTAGGTAATTATTGTGTGCAAAATTTTATGTGTACTATGCACCTGATTGGTActatactaattaatttttgactgattgattttcttgcaagaaAGTTGTAATAATTAGCGGGTAATTAATgggttttggtatttttataggAGTTTGAGAAAACAAGAGGTTACGAGGGCCAAATGGAGGCTTCTTTGAGCATGGCAAGGAGGTTTTTGAGTGGCCCAGGGTCATCCCCACCACGGTGCACATCAAAGTGTGGCAAGTGCACCCCATGCAAGCCGGTGCATGTGCCCGTGCCGCCGGGGACTCCGGTGACTGCTGAGTATTACCCCGAAGCATGGAGGTGCAAATGTGGGAACAAGCTGTACATGCCATGATGATATGTAATCATGCTATTAGCTAGGtctttttaagggttttttttttcatttttggaaaaaacaaaaaacaggaagaagaagaagaagaagaaaagaactcCAGTCGATGAAATTACTTGCCTGTGTGTTGACTACATGGCGCAAGATTATTGCTCGCTAATTATAAATTCTACTGTGAAAATTGTTCATGAGGAGAATTAATaggatctatatatatataaaagcatcgctatttaatttttatgtaaagcatatatatatatatatacatatgatGTTTGCACTACGTGATATTAAGTGTTTATGCCATCATTTTGTGAACTGAAACAAGTGTTTACAAGGTCAATTTTTGTGACACTGACCACTGCGTAGAATACAACTTTTGAAATAACTTGATGATTCACTCTCCTTCCAGTACATTTGTGAAGAATTAATGATTTCCCCTTGTGGATATTCCTAATTTTGGATATTCAGCTAGTAATTATTAAACCTCGTTCTACCTTGAGAACTAATCTATAATTAATACAAACAACAAGGATGTGGAATTCAGGACTACAgtatgacaaaaaaagaaaaataaaaaagagacgGGCTCAAGAGAATCTGGAAGTATGGAGTTTGCTGCTTTTGAAGGGCTGACCTTGTGAGATTTGAAATACGTGTTCTCTTTTAGCAAAGATGAAATGAACCTATCAAACGTCCAATCTATAGAACACAGATTGCGGATGGGGTGTGACAAAACAGACCATGTAGGTCATGCATGGCTAGATGTAACAATGGCCCGGACCCTTCAAATTATCTTAAATCATGTTTGGCTAACTAGAAGATGGTGGAAGTTTGCTCACAGTTTTGTTGAGCTGTTTTCACAAATTTTCCGGGGCCATATTACAACTTTGAAATCATTAAAACGTGATAGAATCGGGGCTGATCTTCCTTGTCAATAAATTGATGAACAGCACAGGGTCAGTGCCCAACCCAAAAGTCCACAAGGAGGGCCAACACTGACAAGTTTTGGGTCACAGCCCTACCTGCACCTTTCTTAAGGGAAAAGGCCCGAGTCCAGTTGGAACCAACACCGATCATGGGATCTTTCTAGCTATTTGAACCTGTGATCAAATCTGGGGGTCTGTCAGTACAAATTAAGCTCAAGTTATGAATTGTGAGCAGGTTGATCtgtagaatttgtttttaaaaagaaccaatttgataaaatatatgaataatctTTTAACATGGCTCTGAACTTTGAGTGATCAAATTATGAAACCTTGTTCGTAAGCAAGTTTGTCTTCGATAATCACCCATGTCTCGATGAGCTATGACAGATCGACCTTGtcttggtataaaaaaaaaaaaacagcagcagcttttctttcctcctttctttttgtttatgaaattaGCAATGAATTAATCAAAGTGGAATTTGAGCACAGCATCTCACATCTTTCACTTCACAAGagactgtgcacatgcacatgAGCACGTAGTTGGCAAGTTATTGTCGTTGTCCTGAATGACGACCAAGAGACGACATCCAGAGCTTAATCCAGAACTCCGTCGATGTTTGTCTTCTATACTGTCCCTGTGCATTCAAATATCCAGGTCAAAAGCAACATTTTCACTTTGAAAGTGCCCCACAGTTACTACAGCGTTAATATCTTCACGTGATGCTTCGATAAATCTAAACACTCACAGGAAATTTCTCGCAGGGAATCCCATAAACAGTCACATGAAAGTGTCCAAACGGCAAGCACAAGCAAAAAGACACAAAAGAGGTGGAAAAGAGACGAAAGAGACGTGGAGATGGTGACCTTCCAAGAAACAACTAGAGAGATCAGTGTGTATCATGCACGTACTAGTATATGTTGTTCCTTGTTGTCTATGTAATGAATGTTGTCATCAACATTATTGAGGCTTAGAGAGGGAGTATCCGTATGATATTCTCAATCTATTTGTTTGTTCATTTCTATGTTGTCCATGATTCTGAAGGAGACTTTTCTTGTTTTGGATTATTGATAATTCTTCTCTAATTGAAATGCATGatgatcaatatatatatataacactatCAACTAGTTctcaatttgatctttaaattAACTATTTTCTTTATTGGTTTCCTAAAATACAAGGGGTGCTTCTCAATTGAGTTAATTCATGTATATATGTTGATGCTTAAATATTATAGTCAACTTGCTTCCATTAAAAGAGTTCCAGGATTAGTCGAAGACTTGAACAATTCATATATGCTTGCTGTCTCCAGATCGAAGAAAACCtagttttatttgttaaaacaaaaattatgattaattaatgCCGACCAAATAGCGAAAAATCCTttctcgagaaaaaaaaatgggccGGGGGAGGGGGGTTGTTGTTTCATGCTCGAAGCAATGTGCCAGCACGTTTGcgaatcaataatattttgaaccTAGATATCCGaagagatataaatatatttttttatatgtatacaTCATAATCCCATAGACTTACTTAATTTAGTGTTGTTTAGTAATATagtgtatattatttttttaattaaaaatatatatttttataattattttttgatatcgacatattaatatcataaaaaaaacatataaaaacattgatttaatgtttttttttaaaaaaaaaaactttgaaaaacaaacaaaattattataatatcaaacaatcTCTTAATGATGTgagttacattaaaaaaaaaaaaattgtaatgctACCTTGCAATAATATTACTTTTAACTTATCTAGTTTttaacatagttttaaaacatgGATCGACTATAAGTCAATTTAGAACTTTGTCGACCcatattaaagagaaaaaaaaaaaaacatggttaacTTGGTCAAAAACTTAGACATGACATGCTGATTGAGTCGATCCGGTTAAAACTCAATCCtcaatcaattgattttttttaaaaaaaaaaaaagatttgatcataacaatgttattttgatttttttttttaaaggttggcCACCGTAACTTGTAAATACTTTATATCATTTCCCAGTTTAAATCTCACAGCTATCATTTTTAACCTTAATGTATTGGTTTTATATTTATGGAgctatgtctttttttttttttttaattcctgaatttaaattttaatgtaagCATTTGAaggaatttattatttttttcttaatttatgtgGCCGATATAAaaggtgcatttttttttttaacacttagTCTAGTTTCCTAAATCATGTAAAGGCAAACTCTTTAACTtctacataattttatttgaaactcgacctaaataaaaagttagattgattaaatttttttctattagttttACTCTAGGGTGGGAGTTCTCAATCCGGTAGTTTTTGGGGCGGAAGTGTTGTGCCCGTTAGTTCTTTGCTCGTTGGTTATAGGTTCGAGGGTCTCTTGGGCTTGGTATGTCTTGGCTCGTTGGTTTTGGGTCTGCTGCTCTTggcccattatttttttaatattaaataccTAATACATTAAAGTAAGgttcattattatatatatacacaacatAAAAAGCTTGAGCTTGTAATTAATCTCATCAAGCAAATATATAGCAACCAAATCTTTCCTAAAAGTTTTGCAAGAAGCAGCAGTTTGTTTTTCGGCAAACTTTTTCCTTGCAAAGACTTGATCATCTGATCCATATATTTTGCATTAATAtatgatgccttttgtttttaatcaaagTTTGAATTGCTGACTTCAGTACGTACATTGCTGGCACGCCACacatattatgaattattttgcCGACATTTCTGTTCCATTTGgtgttcaaattaatttatttaatgtaaaacttttattttatatgtggaATTCGAGGCCTTTCCATATGTTCacgttttaaaatattaatttagcttTCAAGTTGGCTAACCACCAAATTTTTGAATGTGACATTTGGACTCTATTTTATCATGTCCTTTTCTTGCCCACCTTTCTAATCAAtttagatgataataataataataataataataataaactgcAAAGTTTCCTtatataatttgttaaattaataccTAATAATTAATGCTGAAATACAGATCAGTATCTAGGTAATTAATTGATTCATAgtgtaattataaaaaataacgcGAAGGGGCATTTTACAGTTCCTCTTATTTTGGACCTATCTAGCTCTGGGTAGCTAGCAAATTTGCTGTCAATTTTCAAGACGTGCCATTGTTGTACCTCACCGTCCCTGCCGCCATCCTGCCGTTCAGAGACAGTTTCTTGGTCATTTCTAAAATCTTGAGGTCAACCCATAGCGTTATGACTTAattaaaatgtaataaaaaaataatttagttttgatgCATTAAAATTAAGTTGAGAAAATCCTtagtattgttaaaaaaaaaaaaaaacacaagagaaCTACAACCACAAGAAAATGTTTGATGCGTTACAAAGTAGATCTATTGGATTCAATTCTCATATAGCAATTAAGGTTCAATCAAGTATATGGtggattataaaattaaatacttgataaaattatagttttaaaatccaatcCAGTTTAACGGGTCAATCCAAAATTCAAGGCTAGAACTGATTAAGccggattgaagaaaaaataaaaaaaaaatactcagtGTGACCTTGGAATTAACCttgtaaaacttaattaaaaacctaattttaatccattaattttttttaattaaaataatatcattttaatttaaataaaaatattattctctcACTATGCTTGAAattattctcttaaaaaaaaaaaatattaatttaaatatcctccggtaaaaaaaaaaaaaaaaaaaccttcacaattcaaatttaaatgccAATCGTCCCTGTCATGGAaaattatacaagaaaaaaacgtCTAGGCAACCATAAGCTATCCTCCTCGaataaaaaagggaaaactTTTTCACTTAATTTCCCAAATTCTTcagatatttcaaaaaaaaaaaaaaatttccaaattaatttcccacaataaatattaatcaaaaccaAATCACCAAATTAAACTCTCTCGTCAATTCTCATTAATCACCACCATTACACGTGTCACGTTTCTATTAGTCACCCCAACTTCCAACCCAATAGAATGTCAGCACGCGTACGCTGACCGAATTTCTAAGCTCTTTAAATTTCTCAACAACGCGTAATTAATCATAGACACTGTACCAATCTCTTCTCAAAAGCCACCGCCATAtaccagggaaaaaaaaaaaaaaagtcctagATCAACCCTTAAATACCCACCGCTAAATTTGCCTCTCTTTAAGCCCATCATTGCTAATTCCTTTTAGCGTGTTCTTGTCGCTGCTGCTGTTGTTATTGCTATTGTcgttattgttttgttttgttttgtttgatcgAACCGGCACGCAGGCTGGTTCGATCTTTAGGAAG
Protein-coding sequences here:
- the LOC118054014 gene encoding EPIDERMAL PATTERNING FACTOR-like protein 6 isoform X2, which gives rise to MLCYSNKKDKMLGIIRCPLSGKARDFYFQEFEKTRGYEGQMEASLSMARRFLSGPGSSPPRCTSKCGKCTPCKPVHVPVPPGTPVTAEYYPEAWRCKCGNKLYMP
- the LOC118054014 gene encoding EPIDERMAL PATTERNING FACTOR-like protein 6 isoform X1, encoding MELKSKRSLIFFNKEPSLFQCVSFTIFFILSFVALFSTISSKTTCLGIIRCPLSGKARDFYFQEFEKTRGYEGQMEASLSMARRFLSGPGSSPPRCTSKCGKCTPCKPVHVPVPPGTPVTAEYYPEAWRCKCGNKLYMP